One segment of Leeia aquatica DNA contains the following:
- a CDS encoding GspE/PulE family protein: protein MTVAAPASTFSPIRSKADPRLSTREVLNCLLLEGVLREAEIADFLIPARTSVHGDVHPFTLIAAQNWHSAKPPHALVDMDWLGHWLAGRVGLPYLVIDPLKIDVASVGGVLTQAYASRHGILPVAVDRNSVTVATAEPFARAWEEELTQILGLKIKRVLANPQDIARYLPEFNNLSRFVKQTVAQGGQQPQLANFEQLVQLGRRGDVDANDHHVVALVDWLFQYAYEQRASDIHVEPRRESGNVRFRIDGVLHPVYQVPATVMNAIVARIKVLGRMDLAEKRRPQDGRIKTKSPDGREIELRLSTLPTAFGEKLVMRIFDPQVLIRNFAELGFSRDDSQRWQGYVNQPHGIVLVTGPTGSGKTTTLYTTLKQLANDEVNVCTVEDPIEMVEPAFNQMQVQPQIDLDFAASVRALLRQDPDIIMVGEIRDRDTADMAVQAALTGHLVLSTLHTNDAPSAIIRLRELGVPPYLISSTVVGVMAQRLVRTLCPHCKEPGAPDEALWNELLAPRRGPLPTGAYRAKGCLECRMTGFRGRIGLYEMMSISTGLRHKIATGVELDALRAEAVQEGMRTLRLAGAQKVAAGLTTVEEVMKVVPSERG from the coding sequence ATGACGGTTGCAGCGCCTGCTTCTACCTTCTCCCCGATCCGCAGCAAGGCAGACCCGCGCCTGTCGACACGGGAGGTGTTGAATTGCCTGTTGCTGGAAGGCGTGCTGAGGGAGGCGGAGATTGCGGACTTCCTGATTCCGGCGCGAACCTCGGTGCATGGTGATGTACACCCGTTTACCCTGATTGCAGCGCAGAACTGGCACAGCGCCAAGCCACCGCACGCGCTGGTGGACATGGACTGGCTGGGACACTGGCTGGCCGGGCGGGTGGGTTTGCCCTATCTGGTGATTGATCCGCTGAAAATCGACGTGGCCAGTGTGGGTGGGGTGTTGACCCAGGCCTATGCCAGCCGCCATGGCATCTTGCCGGTGGCGGTGGATCGTAACAGCGTGACGGTGGCGACTGCCGAGCCCTTTGCCCGTGCCTGGGAGGAGGAGCTGACGCAGATTCTCGGCTTGAAGATCAAGCGGGTGCTGGCCAATCCGCAAGACATTGCCCGTTACTTGCCGGAATTCAATAATCTGTCCCGCTTCGTCAAGCAGACCGTGGCACAGGGTGGGCAGCAGCCGCAGCTGGCCAATTTTGAGCAGCTGGTGCAACTGGGGCGACGCGGTGATGTCGATGCCAACGACCACCATGTGGTGGCACTGGTCGACTGGCTGTTCCAGTATGCCTATGAGCAGCGTGCGTCGGACATTCATGTCGAGCCGCGCCGCGAGAGTGGCAACGTGCGCTTTCGGATCGACGGCGTGCTGCACCCGGTGTATCAGGTGCCCGCCACGGTGATGAATGCCATTGTCGCCCGCATCAAGGTGCTGGGGCGGATGGATCTGGCCGAGAAGCGGCGACCACAGGATGGCCGCATCAAGACCAAGTCGCCGGATGGCCGTGAAATCGAGCTGCGCCTGTCCACCTTGCCTACCGCCTTTGGTGAGAAGCTGGTGATGCGCATCTTCGACCCGCAGGTGCTGATTCGCAACTTCGCCGAGCTGGGTTTCAGTCGGGACGACAGCCAGCGCTGGCAGGGCTATGTGAACCAGCCGCACGGCATCGTGCTGGTTACCGGGCCGACCGGCTCCGGCAAGACCACCACCTTGTACACCACCCTCAAGCAACTGGCGAACGATGAGGTGAATGTCTGCACGGTGGAAGACCCGATTGAAATGGTCGAGCCCGCATTCAACCAGATGCAGGTGCAGCCGCAGATCGACCTCGACTTTGCCGCCAGTGTGCGGGCGCTGCTGCGGCAGGACCCGGACATCATCATGGTGGGCGAAATCCGCGACCGCGACACGGCGGACATGGCGGTACAAGCGGCGCTGACCGGGCATCTGGTGCTATCCACCCTGCATACCAATGATGCCCCTTCGGCCATCATCCGCCTGCGTGAGCTGGGGGTACCGCCGTATCTGATCAGCTCGACCGTGGTCGGGGTGATGGCGCAGCGGCTGGTGCGTACCCTGTGCCCGCACTGCAAGGAGCCGGGCGCACCGGATGAGGCGTTGTGGAACGAGCTGCTGGCCCCGCGCCGTGGCCCCCTGCCCACTGGGGCCTACCGGGCCAAGGGTTGTCTGGAATGCCGGATGACCGGCTTTCGGGGCCGCATCGGTCTGTATGAGATGATGAGCATCAGCACCGGCTTGCGCCACAAGATTGCCACCGGGGTGGAGCTGGATGCCTTGCGCGCCGAGGCGGTGCAGGAGGGCATGCGCACCCTGCGTCTGGCCGGGGCGCAGAAAGTGGCCGCCGGGCTCACCACCGTAGAAGAAGTCATGAAAGTGGTGCCCAGCGAGCGGGGCTGA
- a CDS encoding hemerythrin domain-containing protein produces the protein MMSLTTTLTLEHRQCDELYTTLENTLRNSDWLQAERLFARFSGSLLQHFVDEEQLLFPAFEAVTGNRSGPTQVMRFEHQQIRDELDALQHGIQQRDRSAAIGHADTLLILIQQHNVKEENILYPMCEQRIPDIAQRWQERHHVAA, from the coding sequence ATGATGTCGCTCACCACTACCCTCACCCTTGAACACCGCCAGTGTGACGAGTTGTACACCACCCTGGAAAACACCTTGCGCAACAGTGACTGGCTGCAGGCCGAGCGCCTGTTTGCCCGCTTCAGCGGCAGCCTGCTGCAGCATTTTGTCGATGAAGAGCAACTACTGTTCCCTGCCTTTGAGGCGGTCACCGGCAATCGCAGCGGGCCGACCCAGGTCATGCGCTTTGAGCACCAGCAGATACGGGATGAACTGGATGCGCTGCAGCATGGCATACAGCAGCGCGACCGCTCGGCGGCCATTGGTCATGCCGACACCCTGCTGATCCTGATCCAGCAACATAATGTGAAAGAAGAAAACATTCTCTACCCGATGTGCGAGCAGCGCATTCCGGATATCGCGCAACGCTGGCAGGAGCGGCATCATGTCGCCGCGTGA
- a CDS encoding DUF2249 domain-containing protein: MSPRDLRGMVPPEPMEIILDAVDTAAAGSQLQYLLPHFPQPLLPYLQQRGVFYDSEMLPDYSGVVLTLTLP; the protein is encoded by the coding sequence ATGTCGCCGCGTGACCTGCGCGGCATGGTGCCACCCGAACCGATGGAAATCATCCTGGATGCGGTAGACACGGCAGCGGCGGGCAGCCAGCTGCAATACCTGTTACCGCATTTTCCGCAACCGCTGCTGCCCTACCTGCAGCAGCGCGGGGTGTTTTACGACAGCGAGATGTTGCCGGACTATAGCGGCGTGGTGCTGACCCTGACCTTGCCGTGA
- a CDS encoding c-type cytochrome, with product MSASFTKSAARNMFYGGGVFFFLLFVGLTVDTVRTSPKRDNSANLTEQVVRGKRLWEVNNCIGCHTLLGEGAYFAPELGNVYTRRGPEFIKAWIKAQPTGAPGRRQMPNFHLTDSELDDLVAFLKYTGEIDTSKWPPNKEG from the coding sequence ATGAGCGCCAGCTTTACCAAATCGGCCGCGCGCAACATGTTCTATGGTGGGGGGGTGTTTTTCTTCCTGTTGTTTGTCGGTCTGACCGTGGATACCGTCCGGACATCCCCCAAACGGGACAACAGTGCCAACCTGACCGAGCAAGTGGTGCGCGGCAAGCGACTGTGGGAAGTCAATAACTGCATTGGCTGTCACACCCTGCTGGGTGAAGGCGCTTACTTTGCACCGGAGCTGGGTAATGTCTATACCCGTCGTGGCCCCGAGTTCATCAAGGCCTGGATCAAGGCACAACCCACCGGCGCACCGGGTCGTCGTCAGATGCCGAACTTCCATCTGACCGACAGCGAGCTGGACGATCTGGTGGCCTTCCTCAAATACACGGGTGAGATTGATACCAGCAAGTGGCCCCCCAACAAGGAAGGCTGA
- a CDS encoding cbb3-type cytochrome c oxidase subunit I: MTTSATATLPPASAGNKAPASAQLKYASQAVAKPYFIAAIGLFVGQIIFGLLMGLQYVIGDFLFPAIPFNVARMVHTNLLIVWLLFGFMGAGYYLIPEESERELHSPKLAILTFWVFLVAGALTIVGYLSVPYATLAKMTGNDILPTMGREFLEQPTLTKIGIVLVALSFLFNLSMTVLKGRKTSITLVMMLGLWGLAVFFLFSFYNPHNLVLDKYFWWWVVHLWVEGVWELIMGAMLAFVLIKVTGIDREVVEKWLYVIIAMTLISGIIGTGHHYFWIGTPTYWQPLGSIFSAIEPIPFFMMTLFAFNAVNKRRREHPNKAAVLWALGTGVMSFLGAGVWGFLHTLAPINYLTHGTQITASHGHMAFYGAYAMVVMTMISYSMPLMRGREANSNASQVVEMWSFWLMTVAMVFITLFLTAAGILQVWMQRMGDQPLPFMAAQEKIAFFYWLREGAGVVFMIGLVVYIASFFIKGREDA, translated from the coding sequence ATGACCACCTCCGCGACGGCCACCCTGCCGCCCGCAAGCGCAGGGAACAAAGCACCCGCGAGCGCCCAGCTGAAATACGCTTCGCAAGCGGTTGCCAAACCTTACTTTATTGCCGCCATTGGCCTGTTTGTCGGGCAGATCATCTTTGGTCTGCTGATGGGCCTGCAGTACGTGATCGGGGACTTCCTGTTCCCGGCCATTCCCTTCAACGTGGCACGGATGGTGCATACCAATCTGCTGATCGTCTGGCTGCTGTTCGGCTTCATGGGGGCAGGCTACTACCTGATCCCGGAAGAGTCCGAGCGGGAGCTGCACAGCCCGAAACTGGCCATCCTCACCTTCTGGGTATTCCTGGTGGCCGGGGCGCTGACCATTGTCGGCTATCTCTCGGTTCCCTATGCCACGCTGGCCAAGATGACCGGTAACGACATCCTGCCAACCATGGGCCGGGAATTCCTGGAGCAACCCACGCTGACCAAAATCGGCATCGTACTGGTGGCCTTGTCCTTCCTGTTCAACCTGAGCATGACGGTACTCAAGGGCCGCAAGACCAGCATCACCCTGGTGATGATGCTCGGCCTGTGGGGGCTGGCGGTATTCTTCCTGTTCTCCTTCTACAATCCGCACAACCTGGTACTGGACAAGTACTTCTGGTGGTGGGTGGTTCACCTGTGGGTGGAAGGCGTGTGGGAACTGATCATGGGTGCCATGCTGGCCTTCGTGCTGATTAAGGTCACCGGCATTGACCGCGAAGTGGTGGAGAAGTGGCTGTATGTGATCATCGCCATGACCCTGATCTCCGGCATTATCGGCACCGGCCACCATTACTTCTGGATCGGTACACCGACCTACTGGCAGCCGCTGGGTTCCATCTTCTCCGCGATTGAACCCATCCCCTTCTTCATGATGACGCTGTTTGCCTTCAACGCGGTGAACAAGCGCCGTCGTGAGCACCCGAACAAGGCCGCCGTGCTGTGGGCGCTGGGTACCGGGGTGATGTCCTTCCTTGGCGCCGGGGTGTGGGGTTTCCTGCATACGCTGGCCCCGATCAACTACCTGACCCACGGTACGCAGATCACCGCCAGCCACGGTCACATGGCCTTCTATGGTGCTTACGCCATGGTGGTGATGACCATGATCTCCTACAGCATGCCGCTGATGCGGGGTCGTGAAGCCAACAGCAATGCCTCGCAAGTAGTGGAAATGTGGTCGTTCTGGCTGATGACAGTGGCGATGGTGTTCATCACCCTGTTCCTCACTGCGGCGGGCATCCTGCAGGTGTGGATGCAACGCATGGGCGACCAGCCGCTGCCCTTCATGGCTGCCCAAGAGAAGATCGCCTTCTTCTACTGGCTGCGTGAAGGGGCCGGGGTGGTCTTCATGATTGGTCTGGTGGTCTATATCGCCAGCTTCTTCATCAAGGGTCGCGAAGACGCCTGA
- a CDS encoding CbbQ/NirQ/NorQ/GpvN family protein, translating into MNAPALPSTHIPFYQPVADECAVFEQAWRQQLPILIKGPTGCGKTRFVSHMAAVLGLPLFTVSCHDDLSAADLVGRHLIADGDTRWCDGPLTRAVRSGGICYLDEVVEARKDTTVVLHPLTDDRRILPIERTGEELQAPPGFMLVVSYNPGYQHVLKTLKPSTRQRFVALSFDFPAPAVELAVIQQESGLDAPRAQQLVTLAGQLRRLGGYDLDEAVSTRLLVYCGKLMMSGMSPLTACRVALVEPLSDDPDTLAALQQVVLTQFGA; encoded by the coding sequence ATGAACGCCCCTGCCCTGCCCAGCACCCACATCCCTTTCTATCAACCGGTGGCCGACGAATGTGCCGTATTCGAGCAGGCCTGGCGCCAGCAGCTGCCCATCCTGATCAAGGGACCGACCGGTTGTGGCAAGACCCGCTTTGTCAGCCATATGGCTGCCGTGCTGGGGCTGCCGCTGTTTACCGTATCCTGCCATGATGATCTGAGCGCGGCGGATCTGGTGGGCCGCCATCTGATTGCCGATGGTGACACCCGCTGGTGCGACGGCCCCTTGACCCGTGCGGTACGCAGTGGGGGCATCTGCTATCTGGACGAGGTGGTGGAAGCGCGCAAGGACACCACGGTGGTACTGCACCCCTTGACCGATGACCGCCGCATCCTGCCGATTGAGCGCACCGGTGAAGAATTACAGGCGCCACCGGGCTTCATGCTGGTGGTGTCGTACAACCCCGGCTACCAGCATGTGCTGAAGACCCTGAAACCGTCGACCCGGCAACGCTTTGTCGCGCTCAGCTTTGATTTTCCGGCACCGGCCGTCGAGCTGGCCGTCATCCAGCAGGAAAGCGGGCTGGATGCCCCCCGTGCCCAGCAGCTGGTCACGCTGGCCGGTCAATTGCGTCGACTGGGAGGCTACGACCTCGACGAAGCAGTCAGCACCCGCTTGCTGGTCTACTGCGGCAAGTTGATGATGAGCGGCATGTCCCCGCTGACCGCCTGCCGGGTGGCCCTGGTCGAGCCGCTGAGTGACGACCCGGACACCCTGGCCGCCTTGCAGCAGGTGGTGCTCACCCAGTTCGGAGCCTGA
- a CDS encoding nitric oxide reductase activation protein NorD: MEDWVGGLWDKLIRRSAYRGYPQAAVSLSSLERTAPLFFHAMGGDPGLTLRTAVGTAHGARRRWLERVAGIGQQVELAWRDGQSLYLPEQIDLYPDPQLNRDLYFWLMALAAQADTASGLGWLERNRQATLHCLQQMPGLAALYRRLVEALLPLRDTPADATARAQEMVIQATLLNPEQALPLPASTRPPQPVLLWLHPSPPVQHAAAKRPGDAPAEGEGESRDSKKRRRYRARRDTPDERKNGMLLVFRAESLFTWDEYVRVNRNTDDDDEDNAAAAEDMDTLTVSHDTQRRASRLKFDLDLPAAAYDDTPLGEGILQPEWDYRRQQLIPAHCRVQPMLPRDALPATLPERLHAEARRLRRQFQALAPERSRRYGENSGPDIDIDRLIRFLAEKRSGHAISEPPLYQAWPPGERSMACLLLADLSLSTESWLGEAGQVIQVIRDSLLLFAEALAATGDPFGLYGFSSLRREEVRFLMLKDFGERHSDLIRGRIQAIRPGYYTRIGAALRQSTQILLQQPVRQRLLLLLSDGKPNDLDHYEGRYGVEDTRQAVLEARRAGLIPFCVTVDHEAGEYLPHLFGRHGYVVVQDARRLPQVLTRLYATLSRPG, encoded by the coding sequence ATGGAAGACTGGGTAGGTGGCTTATGGGACAAGCTGATCCGGCGCAGTGCCTACCGGGGCTACCCGCAGGCCGCCGTCAGCCTGTCCAGTCTGGAACGAACCGCGCCGCTGTTCTTTCATGCCATGGGCGGCGACCCCGGCTTGACGCTGCGTACAGCCGTGGGTACCGCGCATGGCGCACGACGCCGCTGGCTGGAACGGGTAGCGGGCATTGGCCAGCAGGTGGAGCTGGCCTGGCGCGATGGCCAGTCGCTCTACTTGCCGGAGCAGATCGACCTGTACCCTGACCCGCAACTCAACCGCGACCTGTATTTCTGGCTGATGGCGCTGGCCGCACAGGCCGACACCGCATCCGGCCTGGGCTGGCTGGAGCGCAATCGGCAGGCCACGCTGCATTGCCTGCAGCAGATGCCAGGGCTGGCAGCCCTCTACCGGCGGCTGGTCGAAGCCCTGCTGCCGCTGCGGGACACCCCGGCGGACGCCACGGCCCGCGCACAGGAAATGGTGATCCAGGCCACCTTGCTCAACCCGGAACAGGCCTTGCCGCTACCCGCCAGCACTCGCCCACCGCAACCCGTGCTGTTGTGGCTACACCCCTCGCCCCCCGTTCAACACGCAGCGGCCAAACGGCCGGGTGATGCCCCCGCCGAGGGGGAGGGCGAATCCCGTGACAGCAAGAAACGGCGGCGCTACCGGGCGCGCCGCGACACCCCGGATGAGCGCAAGAACGGCATGCTGCTGGTGTTTCGTGCCGAGAGCCTGTTCACCTGGGACGAGTACGTGCGGGTGAACCGCAATACCGATGATGATGACGAGGATAATGCCGCTGCAGCGGAGGACATGGACACCCTCACCGTCAGCCACGATACCCAGCGCCGCGCCAGCCGCCTGAAATTTGACCTTGACCTGCCCGCGGCCGCTTACGATGACACCCCGCTGGGCGAGGGTATCCTGCAACCAGAATGGGACTATCGCCGCCAACAGTTGATCCCGGCGCATTGCCGGGTGCAGCCGATGCTGCCGCGCGACGCGCTACCCGCCACGCTGCCGGAGCGCCTGCATGCTGAGGCCCGCCGCCTGCGGCGGCAATTCCAGGCGCTGGCACCCGAGCGCAGTCGCCGCTATGGGGAAAACAGCGGCCCGGACATTGACATCGACCGCCTGATCCGCTTTCTGGCCGAGAAGCGCAGCGGCCACGCCATCAGCGAGCCACCGCTCTATCAAGCCTGGCCACCGGGCGAGCGCAGCATGGCCTGCCTGCTGCTGGCCGACCTGTCCCTCTCGACCGAGAGCTGGCTGGGTGAAGCCGGGCAAGTGATTCAGGTGATCCGCGACAGCCTGCTGCTGTTTGCCGAAGCCCTGGCAGCGACAGGTGATCCTTTCGGGCTGTACGGTTTTTCCTCCTTGCGGCGCGAGGAAGTGCGCTTCCTGATGCTGAAGGACTTTGGTGAACGACATAGTGACCTGATTCGGGGCCGCATCCAGGCCATCCGCCCCGGTTACTACACCCGTATTGGCGCGGCCTTGCGCCAGTCCACCCAGATCCTGCTGCAGCAACCGGTGCGACAACGGCTGCTGCTGCTGCTATCTGACGGCAAACCAAATGACCTCGATCACTACGAAGGTCGCTACGGGGTGGAGGACACCCGCCAGGCGGTGCTGGAAGCACGTCGGGCCGGGCTGATTCCCTTCTGCGTCACTGTCGACCATGAAGCCGGGGAATATCTGCCCCATCTGTTTGGACGCCACGGCTACGTGGTGGTGCAGGATGCCCGCCGCCTGCCGCAGGTGCTGACCCGCTTGTACGCTACCCTCTCTCGCCCAGGTTAA
- a CDS encoding nitrite reductase, producing MKTMSMRTLSHAVALATLSLAAPFALADGPTKQVTQPEVSYQAGGSPLAKEEMHQNINPKAPPMTKAEFDRAKQIYFERCAGCHGVLRKGATGKPLTPDITLGKGTDYLKVFIAYGSPGGMPNWQTSGEMSEQDVDLMARYIQQEPPTPPEYSLADIEKSRKVLIPVEQRPKQKMNKYNLDNVFSVTLRDSGEVALIDGDTKQIINIVKTGYAVHISRLSSSGRYLYVIGRDAKINLIDLWMDKPDTVAEIKVGLEARSVETSKFKGWEDKVAVAGTYWPPQYVIMDGDTLKPRKVVSTRGMTVDNEYHPEPRVASIVASHFKPEFVINAKETGKIMMVDYSDLTNLKTTTIDSAKFLHDGGFDSTGRYFLVAANASNKIAVVDTKEDKLAALVDVGKIPHPGRGANFVHPKFGPVWSTSHLGTEDVTLIGTDPVKHPQYAWKVVGVFKGQGGGSLFIKTHPKSKNLWVDTPLNPDAKVSQSVAVYDINNLDKGPEIVDIAGCAKLSDDGAKRVVQPEFNKNGDEVWFSVWSAKNKESAIVVVDDKTRKCKTVIKDKRLITPTGKFNVHNTQHDVY from the coding sequence ATGAAAACAATGAGCATGCGTACCCTCTCCCACGCCGTGGCGCTGGCCACGCTGTCACTGGCCGCACCGTTTGCGCTGGCCGATGGCCCGACCAAGCAGGTCACCCAGCCTGAGGTCAGCTACCAGGCCGGTGGCTCGCCGCTGGCGAAGGAGGAGATGCACCAGAACATCAACCCCAAAGCACCGCCGATGACCAAGGCGGAGTTTGATCGCGCCAAGCAGATCTACTTTGAACGTTGTGCCGGCTGTCATGGCGTGCTGCGCAAAGGCGCAACCGGCAAGCCACTGACCCCGGACATTACGCTGGGCAAAGGTACCGACTACCTGAAGGTCTTCATCGCCTACGGCAGCCCGGGCGGCATGCCGAACTGGCAGACCTCCGGCGAAATGAGCGAGCAGGATGTCGACCTGATGGCCCGTTACATCCAGCAAGAGCCGCCAACCCCGCCGGAATACTCGCTGGCGGACATCGAGAAGTCGCGCAAGGTGCTGATCCCGGTGGAGCAGCGCCCGAAGCAGAAGATGAACAAGTACAACCTCGACAATGTGTTCTCGGTCACCCTGCGTGATTCGGGCGAGGTGGCGCTGATCGACGGGGACACCAAGCAGATCATCAACATCGTCAAGACCGGCTACGCCGTGCACATCTCACGGCTGTCCAGTTCGGGGCGTTATCTGTACGTGATCGGGCGGGACGCCAAGATCAACCTGATCGACCTGTGGATGGACAAACCGGACACCGTGGCCGAAATCAAGGTTGGTCTGGAAGCCCGCTCGGTGGAAACCTCCAAGTTCAAGGGCTGGGAAGACAAGGTAGCGGTTGCCGGTACCTACTGGCCGCCACAGTACGTAATCATGGATGGCGACACCCTGAAGCCGCGCAAGGTGGTGTCCACCCGTGGCATGACGGTGGACAACGAGTACCACCCGGAGCCGCGTGTGGCCTCCATCGTGGCCAGCCACTTCAAACCGGAGTTTGTGATCAATGCCAAGGAAACCGGCAAGATCATGATGGTGGATTACTCCGACCTGACCAACCTGAAGACCACCACCATTGACTCGGCCAAGTTCCTGCACGATGGCGGCTTTGACAGCACCGGTCGTTACTTCCTGGTGGCGGCCAACGCTTCCAACAAGATTGCGGTGGTGGATACCAAGGAAGACAAACTGGCGGCGCTGGTGGATGTCGGCAAGATCCCGCACCCGGGCCGTGGCGCCAACTTTGTGCACCCGAAATTCGGCCCGGTATGGAGTACCTCGCATCTGGGTACGGAAGACGTCACCCTGATCGGTACCGACCCGGTAAAACATCCGCAGTATGCCTGGAAGGTGGTCGGCGTGTTCAAGGGGCAAGGTGGCGGCTCGCTGTTCATCAAGACCCATCCGAAGTCGAAGAACCTGTGGGTGGATACCCCGCTGAACCCGGATGCCAAGGTCAGCCAGAGTGTGGCGGTATACGACATCAATAATCTGGACAAGGGCCCGGAGATCGTCGACATCGCTGGCTGCGCCAAGTTGAGTGATGACGGTGCCAAGCGCGTGGTACAGCCGGAGTTCAACAAGAACGGCGACGAGGTCTGGTTCTCGGTGTGGAGCGCCAAAAACAAGGAATCGGCCATCGTGGTGGTGGATGACAAGACCCGAAAATGCAAAACCGTGATCAAGGACAAACGTTTGATTACGCCAACGGGTAAATTCAACGTCCACAATACCCAGCACGACGTGTATTGA
- a CDS encoding c-type cytochrome, giving the protein MKPLLTSLLLAAAMLAGQAHASAELAQKNNCLACHSVDKKVVGPAFKDIAAKYKGQNVQAKLEEKVKKGGSGSFGPVPMPPNPQVSDADLKTLVKWILSQ; this is encoded by the coding sequence ATGAAACCTTTGCTGACTTCCCTGTTACTGGCTGCGGCCATGCTGGCAGGCCAGGCCCACGCTTCGGCTGAACTGGCGCAGAAAAACAACTGCCTCGCCTGTCACAGCGTGGACAAAAAAGTCGTCGGCCCGGCTTTCAAGGACATTGCCGCCAAGTACAAAGGCCAGAACGTGCAGGCCAAGCTGGAAGAGAAAGTAAAAAAGGGCGGCTCCGGCAGCTTTGGCCCGGTACCGATGCCACCGAACCCGCAAGTATCGGATGCCGATCTGAAAACGCTGGTAAAGTGGATCCTGAGCCAATGA
- a CDS encoding c-type cytochrome has protein sequence MRNLILLLASLPLIATAATPTPERQAALLHLLKQDCGSCHGMTLQGGLGSPLTSQALEDRPPESLVQTILQGRPGTAMPPWNTFISEDEARWLVEMLQQGKIP, from the coding sequence ATGCGAAACCTGATCCTCTTGCTTGCCAGCCTGCCCCTGATCGCCACCGCTGCAACACCGACGCCGGAGCGGCAAGCCGCCTTGCTGCACCTGCTGAAGCAAGACTGTGGCTCCTGTCACGGCATGACCCTGCAAGGCGGGCTGGGCAGCCCCTTGACCTCGCAGGCGCTGGAGGACCGCCCACCGGAGTCGCTGGTGCAAACCATCCTGCAAGGACGCCCCGGTACCGCCATGCCACCGTGGAACACCTTCATCAGTGAAGATGAAGCACGCTGGCTGGTAGAAATGCTGCAACAAGGAAAAATCCCATGA